In one window of Miscanthus floridulus cultivar M001 chromosome 12, ASM1932011v1, whole genome shotgun sequence DNA:
- the LOC136496507 gene encoding 7-deoxyloganetin glucosyltransferase-like: MGSLPPVDGQRRQPHVVMIPYPAQGHVTPMLQLAKLLHTRGFHVTFVNNEFNHRRHLRARGPSALDGTEGFRFAAIDDGLPLSEADATQDVPALCHSTMTTCLPRFKDLVARINAEAEAEGRSAVTCVVGDSTMTFALRAARELGLRCATLWTASACGFIGYYHYRHLVERGIVPLKSEAQLTDGYLDTVVDWIPGSPKDLRLRDLPSFVRTTDPDDIMLNFFIHETAGMSQASAVVINTFDELDATLLDAMAKLLPPIYTVGPLPLTVRNNLPADSPVAAIGSNLWKEQEGPLRWLDGRAPRSVVYVNFGSITVMSNEHLVEFAWGLANTGYAFLWNVRPDLVKGGDSTGLPPEFAAATEGRSMLSTWCPQAAVLEHEAVGVFLTHSGWNSTLESICGGVPMVCWPFFAEQQTNCRYKRTEWGIGMEIGDDVRRGEVEALIREAMEGKKGQEMRRRVTQLRDSAVAAARPDGRSMRNVDKLIEEVLLA; this comes from the coding sequence ATGGGTTCGCTGCCGCCGGTGGACGGGCAGAGACGGCAGCCGCACGTCGTGATGATCCCGTACCCGGCGCAGGGCCACGTCACGCCGATGCTGCAGCTCGCCAAGCTCCTCCATACTCGCGGCTTCCACGTCACCTTCGTCAACAACGAGTtcaaccaccgccgccacctgcgCGCGCGAGGGCCCAGCGCGCTCGACGGCACGGAGGGGTTTCGCTTCGCCGCCATCGACGACGGCCTCCCGCTCTCCGAAGCCGACGCCACCCAGGACGTCCCCGCGCTCTGCCACTCCACCATGACCACCTGCCTTCCCCGGTTCAAGGACCTCGTCGCCAGGATCaacgccgaggccgaggccgagggaCGATCAGCCGTGACGTGCGTCGTCGGCGACAGCACCATGACCTTCGCGCTCCGCGCCGCGCGGGAGCTCGGACTCCGCTGCGCCACGCTCTGGACCGCCAGCGCCTGCGGCTTCATCGGCTACTACCACTACCGCCACCTCGTCGAGCGTGGCATCGTCCCGCTTAAGAGCGAGGCGCAGCTCACCGACGGGTACCTGGACACCGTCGTCGACTGGATCCCCGGCTCGCCCAAGGACCTGCGGCTCCGGGACTTGCCGAGCTTTGTGCGCACCACGGATCCCGACGACATCATGCTCAACTTCTTCATCCACGAGACGGCGGGCATGTCGCAGGCGTCAGCGGTGGTCATCAACACCTTCGACGAGCTCGACGCGACGCTGCTCGACGCCATGGCGAAGCTCCTGCCGCCCATCTACACCGTGGGCCCGCTCCCGCTGACGGTGCGGAACAACTTGCCGGCGGACAGCCCTGTCGCGGCCATTGGGTCCAACCTGTGGAAGGAGCAGGAGGGGCCGCTCCGCTGGCTCGACGGCCGCGCACCGCGCTCCGTTGTGTATGTCAACTTCGGGAGCATCACGGTGATGTCCAACGAGCACCTGGTCGAGTTCGCATGGGGGCTGGCCAACACCGGCTACGCTTTCCTGTGGAACGTGCGCCCGGACCTTGTCAAGGGCGGCGACTCCACCGGGCTGCCGCCGGAGTTCGCAGCGGCGACGGAGGGACGGAGCATGCTGTCCACGTGGTGCCCGCAGGCGGCGGTGCTGGAGCATGAGGCCGTGGGGGTGTTCCTGACGCACTCCGGGTGGAACTCCACGCTGGAGAGCATCTGCGGCGGCGTGCCCATGGTGTGCTGGCCCTTCTTCGCCGAGCAGCAGACCAACTGCCGGTACAAGCGCACCGAGTGGGGCATCGGGATGGAGATCGGTGATGACGTGCGGCGGGGCGAGGTAGAGGCGCTCATACGGGAGGCCATGGAGGGGAAGAAAGGGCAGGAGATGCGCCGGCGCGTGACGCAACTCAGGGACAGCGCCGTGGCCGCGGCGAGGCCTGACGGACGGTCTATGCGCAACGTGGACAAGCTCATCGAAGAGGTGCTTCTAGCCTAG